The following coding sequences are from one Streptomyces angustmyceticus window:
- the kdpA gene encoding potassium-transporting ATPase subunit KdpA → MSPVLAGVLQLTALTAALALAYRPLGDYMAAVYSSPRHLRIEKVVYRCIGAHADARMRWPAYLRGVLAFSAVGVLFLYLLQRVQGGMPLSLGLASISPDQAFNTAASFVANTNWQSYSGEQAMGHVVQTAGLAVQNFVSAATGMAVAIALVRGFAGARTGDLGNFWADLVRGTVRVLIPIAVVGALVLVACGAVQNFAGIHEVGQFMGGSQQTNGGAVASQEVIKELGTNGGGYFNANSAHPFENPGAFTNLFEVFLILVIPFALTRTFGKLVGNVRQGYAILATMGVIWLGFTTLMMWTEFAHGGPALQAAGAAMEGKETRFGIGGSSIFSVATTLTSTGAVDSFHSSFTAFGGGIQLLGMMLGEIAPGGVGSGLYGMLVMAVIAVFIAGLMVGRTPEYLGKKIGTREIKLAACYLLITPTLVLGFTAASMVLPDALGSMLNTKALGAGPHGFSEVLYAFTSGANNNGSAFAGLNANTPWYNTTIGLAMLLGRFLPMVFVLALAGSLAEQKPVPVTAGTLRTEKPLFAGLLVGTILIITGLTYFPALALGPLAEGLS, encoded by the coding sequence ATGAGCCCCGTTCTCGCAGGCGTGCTCCAGCTGACGGCGCTCACCGCGGCGCTCGCCCTGGCGTACCGCCCCCTCGGCGACTACATGGCCGCCGTCTACAGCTCTCCCAGGCACCTGCGCATCGAGAAGGTCGTCTACCGCTGCATCGGCGCCCACGCGGACGCCCGGATGCGCTGGCCGGCCTATCTGCGCGGCGTCCTGGCGTTCTCCGCGGTGGGGGTGCTCTTCCTCTACCTGCTGCAGCGCGTCCAGGGCGGTATGCCGCTGTCCCTCGGCCTCGCGTCGATCAGCCCGGACCAGGCGTTCAACACGGCGGCCTCGTTCGTCGCCAACACCAACTGGCAGTCCTACAGCGGCGAGCAGGCCATGGGCCACGTCGTGCAGACCGCCGGGCTCGCGGTGCAGAACTTCGTCTCCGCCGCCACCGGCATGGCCGTCGCCATCGCCCTGGTACGCGGCTTCGCCGGCGCGCGCACCGGTGACCTCGGGAACTTCTGGGCCGACCTGGTCCGCGGCACCGTACGGGTGCTGATCCCGATCGCGGTCGTCGGCGCGCTCGTCCTGGTCGCCTGTGGTGCCGTCCAGAACTTCGCCGGCATCCACGAGGTCGGCCAGTTCATGGGCGGCTCCCAGCAGACCAACGGTGGCGCGGTCGCCTCCCAGGAGGTCATCAAGGAACTGGGCACCAACGGGGGCGGTTACTTCAACGCCAACTCCGCCCACCCCTTCGAGAACCCCGGTGCCTTCACCAACCTCTTCGAGGTCTTCCTGATCCTCGTCATCCCGTTCGCGCTCACCCGGACCTTCGGCAAGCTGGTCGGGAACGTGCGGCAGGGCTACGCGATCCTCGCCACGATGGGCGTCATCTGGCTGGGCTTCACGACCCTGATGATGTGGACCGAGTTCGCCCACGGCGGCCCGGCACTGCAGGCCGCGGGCGCCGCCATGGAGGGCAAGGAGACCCGCTTCGGCATCGGCGGCTCCTCGATCTTCTCGGTGGCCACCACCCTCACCTCCACCGGCGCGGTCGACTCCTTCCACTCCTCGTTCACGGCCTTCGGCGGCGGCATCCAGCTGCTCGGCATGATGCTGGGCGAGATCGCCCCCGGCGGCGTGGGATCCGGGCTCTACGGGATGCTCGTGATGGCGGTCATCGCGGTGTTCATCGCCGGTCTGATGGTGGGCCGGACGCCCGAATACCTGGGCAAGAAGATCGGCACCCGCGAGATCAAGCTCGCCGCCTGCTACCTCCTCATCACCCCGACGCTGGTGCTCGGCTTCACCGCCGCCTCGATGGTGCTGCCGGACGCGCTGGGCTCGATGCTCAACACCAAGGCGCTGGGCGCGGGTCCGCACGGCTTCTCCGAGGTGCTGTACGCCTTCACCTCCGGCGCCAACAACAACGGCTCCGCGTTCGCCGGCCTCAACGCCAACACCCCCTGGTACAACACCACGATCGGTCTGGCGATGCTGCTCGGCCGCTTCCTGCCGATGGTATTCGTGCTCGCCCTGGCCGGTTCGCTCGCCGAGCAGAAACCGGTCCCGGTGACCGCGGGCACCCTCCGTACCGAGAAGCCGCTCTTCGCCGGGCTGCTCGTCGGCACGATCCTGATCATCACCGGTCTGACCTACTTCCCGGCGCTGGCCCTCGGGCCGCTGGCGGAGGGCCTGTCATGA
- the kdpF gene encoding K(+)-transporting ATPase subunit F, giving the protein MTVENIVGLVVAVALLGYLVLALVFPERF; this is encoded by the coding sequence GTGACCGTGGAGAACATCGTCGGCCTGGTCGTGGCCGTCGCCCTGCTCGGCTACCTGGTCCTCGCCCTCGTCTTCCCGGAGAGGTTCTGA
- a CDS encoding DUF3710 domain-containing protein has translation MFGRRKKNEAPEESVEDTTLDEHAVSDADEDEAPHQRLNLPPAPRPDGPWDASEVSEPGEGRVDLGGMFVPGVDGMELRVEVAGDAIVAATVVLQDSAVQLQAFAAPKNEGIWGEVREEIAAGITQQGGVIDEVEGPLGWELRAQVPVQLPDGTNGVQVVRFIGVDGPRWFLRGVISGQGAVQPQAAGVLEHIFRDTVIVRGEGPMAPRDPIVLKLPDDAQMVPDGVQQDQVEQSRFGGGVERLERGPEITEIR, from the coding sequence GTGTTCGGACGTCGCAAGAAGAACGAGGCTCCTGAAGAGTCGGTCGAGGACACCACGCTCGACGAGCACGCGGTGAGCGACGCCGATGAGGACGAGGCGCCGCACCAGCGGCTCAATCTTCCGCCCGCGCCGCGCCCCGACGGCCCCTGGGACGCCTCGGAGGTCTCCGAGCCCGGCGAGGGCCGGGTGGACCTCGGCGGGATGTTCGTGCCGGGTGTCGACGGCATGGAGCTCCGGGTGGAGGTCGCCGGTGACGCCATCGTCGCCGCGACCGTGGTGCTGCAGGACAGCGCCGTCCAGCTGCAGGCCTTCGCCGCCCCCAAGAACGAGGGCATCTGGGGCGAGGTCCGCGAGGAGATCGCCGCGGGCATCACCCAGCAGGGCGGGGTCATCGACGAGGTCGAGGGCCCGCTGGGCTGGGAGCTGCGCGCCCAGGTCCCCGTGCAGCTGCCGGACGGCACGAACGGCGTGCAGGTCGTGCGCTTCATCGGCGTCGACGGCCCGCGGTGGTTCCTGCGCGGTGTGATCTCCGGCCAGGGCGCGGTGCAGCCGCAGGCCGCGGGCGTGCTGGAGCACATCTTCCGGGACACCGTCATCGTCCGCGGCGAGGGCCCGATGGCCCCCCGGGACCCGATCGTCCTGAAGCTGCCGGACGACGCCCAGATGGTGCCGGACGGCGTCCAGCAGGACCAGGTCGAGCAGTCGCGCTTCGGCGGTGGCGTCGAGCGCCTGGAGCGTGGACCGGAGATCACCGAGATCCGCTGA
- the dut gene encoding dUTP diphosphatase gives MSQVRNPVDVLLRRLDPEVPVPSYGHPGDAGVDLVTTEAAELAPGERTVLPTGVSIALPDGYAAFVHPRSGLAARCGLALVNAPGTVDAGYRGEIKVIVVNLDPRESVRFERFDRIAQLVVQQVEKVRFHEVAELPGSARAEGGFGSTGGHAAVGGSTGGNEYASVGADREGQ, from the coding sequence GTGAGTCAGGTACGGAATCCGGTGGATGTGCTCCTGCGACGGCTGGACCCGGAGGTTCCCGTTCCGTCGTACGGGCATCCCGGCGACGCGGGCGTGGACCTGGTGACCACCGAGGCCGCCGAGCTGGCGCCGGGGGAGCGCACGGTGCTGCCCACCGGGGTGTCGATCGCGCTTCCCGACGGATATGCGGCATTTGTGCACCCGCGGTCCGGACTGGCCGCGCGGTGCGGTCTCGCGCTGGTGAATGCCCCCGGGACGGTGGATGCCGGGTACCGTGGAGAGATCAAGGTGATCGTGGTCAATCTGGACCCGCGCGAGAGCGTGCGGTTCGAGAGGTTCGACCGGATCGCCCAACTGGTCGTCCAGCAGGTCGAGAAGGTGCGCTTCCACGAGGTGGCGGAACTTCCCGGCTCGGCGCGGGCCGAGGGGGGATTCGGTTCCACCGGCGGTCATGCGGCGGTGGGCGGCTCCACGGGCGGGAATGAATACGCATCGGTCGGTGCCGACCGGGAAGGACAGTGA
- a CDS encoding PaaI family thioesterase — translation MSGTDEPRARLTPPADAVAPVRHADAPAPGELLGAHYDRCFGCGTGQPHGLHLEARAGDGVSVTAEFTVKEAHQGAPGLAHGGVLATALDETLGSLNWLLRVIAVTGRLETDFVRPVPLGTVLHLDARVTAVHGRKIYSMAVGRIDGPDGPVAVRAEAVFIEVKVDHFIDNGRTEEIQAAMSDPDQVKRARAFEVNP, via the coding sequence GTGAGTGGAACTGACGAACCCAGGGCGCGGCTGACGCCACCGGCGGACGCTGTCGCCCCGGTCCGGCATGCCGACGCGCCGGCACCCGGAGAACTCCTCGGCGCGCACTACGACAGGTGCTTCGGCTGCGGCACGGGCCAGCCGCACGGCCTGCACCTGGAGGCGCGGGCCGGCGACGGCGTGAGCGTGACCGCCGAGTTCACCGTCAAGGAGGCCCACCAGGGTGCGCCGGGGCTGGCGCACGGCGGGGTGCTGGCCACCGCGCTGGACGAGACGCTCGGCTCGCTGAACTGGCTGCTGCGGGTGATCGCGGTGACCGGCCGGCTGGAGACCGACTTCGTGCGGCCGGTGCCGCTGGGCACGGTGCTGCACCTGGACGCGCGGGTCACCGCGGTGCACGGGCGCAAGATCTACTCGATGGCCGTGGGGCGCATAGACGGCCCCGACGGTCCGGTCGCGGTGCGCGCCGAGGCCGTCTTCATCGAGGTGAAGGTCGACCACTTCATCGACAACGGAAGGACCGAGGAGATCCAGGCGGCGATGTCCGACCCGGACCAGGTCAAGCGCGCGCGTGCCTTCGAGGTGAACCCGTGA
- a CDS encoding DUF3093 domain-containing protein, with the protein MQSYEERLTAPRSWWVIAALIGVACALMLLPLGTLWMLGGLIGGAALSSVAVSTYGSARIRVVGGALIAGEAKIPVTALGEARALDADEALAWRTHKADARAFMLLRGYIRTAVRVEITDPQDPTPYAYLSTRAPERLVAALAAGRS; encoded by the coding sequence ATGCAGTCGTACGAAGAACGCCTCACCGCGCCCCGGTCCTGGTGGGTGATCGCCGCGCTGATCGGCGTCGCCTGCGCCCTGATGCTGCTCCCCCTGGGGACACTGTGGATGCTCGGCGGACTGATCGGCGGCGCGGCGCTGTCCTCGGTGGCGGTGAGCACGTACGGCTCGGCACGGATCCGCGTGGTGGGCGGCGCACTGATCGCCGGCGAGGCGAAGATCCCGGTGACGGCGCTGGGCGAGGCGCGGGCGCTGGACGCGGACGAGGCGCTGGCGTGGCGTACGCACAAGGCCGACGCCCGTGCGTTCATGCTGCTGCGCGGCTACATCCGTACCGCGGTGCGGGTGGAGATCACCGATCCGCAGGATCCGACGCCGTACGCGTACCTCTCGACGCGGGCTCCGGAGCGTCTGGTGGCGGCGCTGGCGGCCGGGCGGTCCTGA
- a CDS encoding DUF4193 domain-containing protein, translating into MATDYDTPRKTDDDLNEDSIEELKSRRNDKSASAVDVDEFEQAEGLELPGADLSNEELAVRVLPKQQDEFTCMSCFLVHHRSQLAAEDKNGQPICRDCAA; encoded by the coding sequence ATGGCTACGGATTACGACACCCCACGCAAGACCGACGACGACCTCAACGAGGACAGCATCGAAGAGCTGAAGTCGCGGCGGAACGACAAGTCCGCCTCGGCCGTCGACGTCGACGAGTTCGAGCAGGCCGAGGGCCTGGAGCTGCCCGGCGCGGACCTGTCCAACGAAGAGCTGGCCGTGCGCGTGCTGCCCAAGCAGCAGGACGAGTTCACGTGCATGAGCTGCTTCCTGGTCCACCACCGCAGCCAGCTCGCCGCGGAGGACAAGAACGGGCAGCCGATCTGCCGCGACTGCGCGGCCTGA
- a CDS encoding sensor histidine kinase: MPSLPSFSKAATPPPPVPPKPTWDPRPVDVRPFPWLRPTIRIRLTLLYGGMFLMAGIVLLTIIYMLAADALHDGSALPLKILGGKFQSTSDICDLPTETSGQMLQQAVEQCLQHQRALALNSLLNRSLLALLGLTVVAFAFGYAMAGRVLSPLGRITRTAQRVAGSDLHRRIELGGPDDELKELADTFDEMLDRLDRAFESQRRFVSNASHELRTPLAINRTLLEVQLADPGASAELVQLGRTLLATNERSEQLVEGLLLLARSENKVVDRRPVDLAEVASQAVDQTRAEALAAGVELRGVREPVVVQGSGVLLERIALNLVQNAVRYNVADGGWVEVSTRARPGCAVLVVSNTGPVVPAYEVENLFEPFRRLRTERTGSDKGVGLGLSIVRSVVRAHDGTITAVPREGGGLDMRVVLPL, from the coding sequence ATGCCCTCCCTGCCCTCGTTCTCCAAGGCGGCGACCCCGCCGCCGCCCGTTCCCCCCAAGCCGACCTGGGACCCCAGGCCGGTCGACGTGCGCCCGTTCCCGTGGCTGCGGCCGACGATCCGGATACGGCTGACGCTGCTGTACGGCGGCATGTTCCTGATGGCCGGGATCGTGCTGCTGACGATCATCTACATGCTGGCCGCGGACGCCCTGCACGACGGCAGCGCCCTGCCGCTGAAGATCCTCGGCGGGAAGTTCCAGTCGACCAGCGACATCTGCGACCTGCCCACCGAGACCTCCGGGCAGATGCTCCAGCAGGCCGTCGAGCAGTGCCTGCAGCACCAGCGCGCGCTGGCCCTCAACAGCCTTCTCAATCGTTCGTTGCTGGCGTTGTTGGGGTTGACGGTGGTGGCGTTCGCGTTCGGTTATGCGATGGCGGGGCGGGTGTTGTCGCCGTTGGGCCGTATTACGCGGACGGCGCAGCGGGTGGCGGGGTCGGATCTGCATCGTCGGATCGAGTTGGGTGGTCCGGATGATGAGTTGAAGGAGCTTGCGGACACGTTCGACGAGATGTTGGACCGGTTGGACCGGGCGTTCGAGTCGCAGCGGCGGTTTGTGTCGAATGCGTCGCACGAGTTGCGGACGCCGTTGGCGATCAATCGGACGTTGTTGGAGGTGCAGCTGGCGGATCCGGGGGCGTCGGCGGAGTTGGTGCAGTTGGGTCGGACGTTGCTGGCGACGAATGAGCGCAGTGAGCAGTTGGTGGAGGGGCTGTTGTTGCTGGCGCGCAGTGAGAACAAGGTGGTGGATCGTCGGCCGGTGGATCTGGCGGAGGTGGCGTCGCAGGCGGTGGATCAGACGCGGGCGGAGGCGCTGGCGGCGGGGGTGGAGTTGCGGGGTGTGCGGGAGCCGGTGGTGGTGCAGGGCAGTGGGGTGTTGTTGGAGCGGATCGCGTTGAATCTGGTGCAGAACGCGGTGCGGTACAACGTGGCGGACGGGGGGTGGGTGGAGGTGTCGACGCGGGCGCGGCCGGGGTGTGCGGTGTTGGTGGTGTCGAATACGGGGCCGGTGGTTCCGGCGTATGAGGTGGAGAACCTCTTCGAGCCGTTCCGTCGGTTGCGGACGGAGCGGACCGGCAGTGACAAGGGTGTGGGGCTGGGGTTGTCGATCGTGCGGTCGGTGGTGCGGGCGCACGACGGGACGATCACGGCGGTGCCGCGGGAGGGCGGCGGCCTCGACATGCGGGTCGTCCTGCCGCTCTGA
- a CDS encoding response regulator transcription factor, which translates to MRVLVVEDEQLLADAVATGLRREAMAVDVVYDGAAALERIAVNDYDVVVLDRDLPVVHGDDVCRKIVELGMPTRVLMLTASGDVSDRVEGLEIGADDYLPKPFAFTELTARVRALGRRTTVALPPVLERAGIKLDPNRREVFRDGKEVQLAPKEFAVLEVLMRSEGTVVSAEQLLEKAWDENTDPFTNVVRVTVMTLRRKLGEPAVIVTVPGSGYRI; encoded by the coding sequence GTGCGTGTTCTCGTCGTCGAGGACGAGCAGCTGCTCGCCGATGCGGTGGCCACCGGACTGCGCCGGGAGGCCATGGCGGTCGACGTGGTCTACGACGGCGCTGCCGCCCTGGAACGGATCGCGGTCAACGACTACGACGTCGTCGTGCTGGACCGTGACCTCCCGGTCGTCCACGGTGACGACGTCTGCCGCAAGATCGTCGAGCTGGGGATGCCCACCCGCGTCCTGATGCTCACCGCCTCCGGCGACGTCAGCGACCGCGTAGAGGGCCTGGAGATCGGCGCGGACGACTACCTTCCCAAGCCCTTCGCCTTCACCGAGCTGACCGCCCGGGTGCGCGCCCTCGGGCGCCGTACGACCGTCGCGCTGCCGCCCGTCCTGGAGCGGGCCGGCATCAAGCTCGACCCCAACCGCCGCGAGGTCTTCCGTGACGGCAAGGAGGTCCAGCTCGCCCCGAAGGAGTTCGCGGTGCTGGAGGTCCTGATGCGCAGCGAGGGCACCGTCGTCTCGGCGGAGCAGCTCCTGGAGAAGGCCTGGGACGAGAACACCGATCCGTTCACCAACGTCGTCCGGGTCACGGTCATGACACTGCGCCGCAAGCTCGGCGAGCCCGCGGTGATCGTCACCGTGCCCGGCTCGGGATACCGGATCTGA
- a CDS encoding inositol monophosphatase family protein translates to MPDPLHPDAPQTDPAPSDALYDELLELALEAARRAGTLLRDGRPADLGVAATKSSPIDVVTEMDLASEKLITGFLGEHRPEDGFLGEEGASSDGTSGIRWVIDPVDGTVNYLYGLPAWSVSIAAEKDGEVVVGVVAAPMRGETCQAVVGRGAFNNGERLRHRPAPPLSQALIGTGFGYLAERRAGQAEVVRRLLPQVRDIRRGGSAAIDLCDVACGRLDAYYERGLNPWDLAAGALIAREAGALTGGRPGKPVSQELTLAASPALFEQLQPLLDELGAWHD, encoded by the coding sequence CTGTACGACGAACTCCTCGAACTGGCCCTGGAGGCCGCCCGCCGCGCGGGAACCCTGCTGCGCGACGGCCGGCCCGCCGATCTCGGTGTGGCCGCCACGAAATCCAGCCCCATCGACGTCGTCACCGAGATGGATCTCGCCTCCGAGAAGCTGATCACCGGCTTCCTCGGGGAGCACCGCCCCGAGGACGGCTTCCTGGGGGAGGAGGGCGCCAGCTCGGACGGCACCAGCGGCATCCGCTGGGTCATCGACCCCGTCGACGGCACCGTCAACTACCTCTACGGCCTGCCTGCCTGGTCGGTGTCCATCGCCGCGGAGAAGGACGGCGAGGTGGTCGTGGGCGTCGTGGCGGCCCCGATGCGCGGTGAGACCTGCCAGGCCGTCGTGGGCCGTGGTGCTTTCAACAACGGCGAGCGCCTCCGCCACCGGCCCGCGCCGCCGCTCTCCCAGGCGCTGATCGGCACCGGGTTCGGCTACCTCGCCGAGCGCCGGGCCGGCCAGGCGGAGGTGGTGCGCCGACTGCTGCCGCAGGTCCGCGACATCCGGCGCGGCGGCTCGGCCGCCATCGACCTGTGCGATGTGGCCTGCGGCCGCCTCGACGCGTACTACGAGCGCGGTCTGAACCCCTGGGACCTGGCGGCCGGCGCCCTGATCGCCCGGGAGGCCGGGGCGCTCACCGGCGGCCGCCCCGGGAAGCCGGTCTCCCAGGAGCTGACCCTCGCCGCCTCCCCGGCCCTCTTCGAGCAGCTCCAGCCGCTCCTGGACGAGCTCGGCGCCTGGCACGACTGA